A genomic window from Brassica napus cultivar Da-Ae unplaced genomic scaffold, Da-Ae ScsIHWf_2890;HRSCAF=3674, whole genome shotgun sequence includes:
- the LOC125602543 gene encoding thioredoxin-like protein CITRX, chloroplastic codes for MALVQSVTLSRLNVPLSPILSTLHAPSSIRRPPFSSSTAGNLSFSPLTHQRKLLCPPPRGKFVREDYLVKKLSAEELQELVKGERKVPVIVDFYATWCGPCILMAQELEMLAVEYESNAMIVKVDTDDEYEFARDMQVRGLPTLLFISPDPSKDAIRTEGLIPIQMMRDIIDNDM; via the exons ATGGCTCTTGTTCAATCCGTAACTCTTTCTCGCCTCAACGTCCCCTTATCGCCGATTCTATCCACACTCCATGCTCCGTCGTCAATCCGTCGACCGCCGTTCTCATCCTCCACCGCCGGGAACTTGTCCTTCTCGCCGTTGACGCATCAGCGGAAGCTTCTGTGCCCTCCACCTCGCGGCAAGTTTGTTAGAGAAGATTATCTTGTG AAGAAATTATCAGCTGAAGAACTTCAAGAGCTGGTGAAAGGAGAGAGGAAGGTGCCGGTCATTGTTGATTTTTATGCCACGTGGTGTGGACCTTGTATCTTGATGGCCCAGGAACTTGAAATG CTTGCAGTAGAGTATGAGAGCAATGCAATGATTGTGAAAGTTGATACAGATGATGAGTACGAGTTTGCACGCGACATGCAG GTTCGGGGTTTGCCTACATTGTTATTCATCAGTCCTGACCCAAGCAAAGATGCAATCAGGACAGAAGGGCTAATCCCAATTCAGATGATGCGGGATATCATCGACAACGACATGTGA
- the LOC125602541 gene encoding 60S ribosomal protein L29-1 yields the protein MAKSKNHTAHNQSAKAHKNGIKKPRRHRHTPTRGMDPKFLRNQRYARKHNVKSGENATTED from the exons ATGGCCAAGTCGAAGAATCACACGGCGCATAACCAGTCGGCTAAGGCCCACAAGAACGGAATCAAGAAGCCAAGGAGGCACCGTCACACTCCCACCAGAGGG ATGGATCCTAAGTTCTTGAGGAACCAGAGGTACGCAAGGAAGCACAACGTCAAGAGCGGCGAGAATGCCACCACTGAAGATTAA